The segment TTTGCCGCTTTTTTCACCGGTCCTCCGATTTCTCCTCTTATCATGGAGATCAGAAGTCCCCTTGCCCTCTCCTGCACTTCTGGTCTGTGGGTTTTGACTCTCTTAACCACCCGGCCTTCGGCCTTCCTCTGAATTTTGTATACAATACAGAGAAATTCTCCGACCTCCTCCCAGGCTTCCCGGCTCTCCGGGATCAAGTCAAGCCCCATCTGAAATACATGGAACATACCGCTGTAGACAGAAGTTCTCACCCTCACCCCGGCCTTTTTAGCCTTTTCTGACACAGAGAGCGTGTCACTGAGCAGCACCTCGTAATCTCCCACCTGCATCAGCATGGGCGGAAATCCCGAAAAATCTCCAAACAGCGGGGACAGATAGGGATCCGCCGGGTCTGCCTCTCCGATATAGCTGCACTGGTACAGCATATTCTCCCTGGAATTTCCAAACAGCGGATCCAGCTCATATCTGCTTTCGTAGGACTCTCCCCCGAGGGTCACATCGGTCCAGGGCGACATGGTGATCACACCGCCGGGCAGCGGCATCCCATGATCCTTCAGATAGTGAACCAGGGCAAGAGCCAGACCTCCTCCTGCGGAGTCTCCTGCCACTGCGATCTTCTCCGGCTCATACTTCTTTTCCTCTAAAAGCCACCTGTAGCCATCCACAGCATCCATCAGAGCGGCCGGGAAGGGATATTCCGGGGCAACGCGGTAGTCCACGCTCAGCACATCTGCCCCGTAGCCGAGCTTTGAATATCTGACGGCAAATCTCCTGTAAATATTTTTCATGGGGCCAATGTAACCGCCTCCGTGAAGCTGCAGAACCACGCGGCCGGTCACCGTATGCTCCAAAGTCAGATACTCCATCGTGCAGTTAGGCGCCTCCACCAGCTCATACACATAGCCCGCCGGACACCGCCAGGCCGGCTCCACCGGATTTTTTCTGAATTCCCCCGTCTGTATGGGCTTTTTCAGGGCTGTCTCCATCACATCGCTCATCATCTCTCTCGTCAGCCTGCCCATAGCGCTTACCTTCGTCCGCCTTTTTCGGTCTTTTCTTACCTTCTCCTCTCTTCTTTCCATTCTATTATCAAAAATCATCAGTCCGCCTGTTCCTTTCTGTTTCCGGGTTCATCCCTCTGCCTTTCCGTTTTCCTGCATGTTCTTCTCCCCCTGAAATGCCAGCGTCCTCCCCCTTTTGATTTTTCCCTTTTATCTCTCTACAGATGGAACCTTCTCCTCAGCTCCCGCAGTACGCTCCTGCTGCCGGCGAGCACCGTAGTGCAAAGCAGAATGAGGGCTGCTCCCGCAGTAAGAAGGGACAGAAATGGGCGCGTCACCAGACCTGCCCCCCAAAGTGCCAGAGGAATGAGGCAGAAAATGGTGATGACAATCTGGTACATAAAATAGCTCTGCCAGTTCAGCCGGTTCACTGTCATCAGTCCGCCCACAGCCGCCACATCAAACAGCAGCAGGCTTGGCACAGCATAGTTAAATGCCCAGCCCTCATATCCCAGGTTCCAGTCAATCAGCACAAGAACTGCAATGGCCCCAAGCGACTGCCTGAATATTTTCCCCGCCAGATTGGAATTTCTGAGCAGAGAAAAACGCACAGTCATGGCCGCATAGGCTATTCCTGCAATGGTTATCACAGACCACCACCGCCCCAGCCAGCGATAGGTAGCTGCATTGGCAATCCCTGTGACAGCGGCGATGATAAACAAGGTCCCGTAAAACCATGGCATCATCTTTCTGATTCTCCCCGTCTCGGCCGCAGCCTCGGGGTAATTTCCCCGAGCATAGGGGGAGGCCACAACCCCGTTCTCCTCCCTTCCTGTCAAAACCCCCTGTTCGTCCAGCCAGCCATAGAAATAGTCCTGAAGCCTTCTGTCCTGGGACGCGCTTGAAAATGTTATGTCTACCTTATCCCCAAAAGCGGCCACTCCGCACTTCACCGGCTGCTTTTTTGAGACTCCGATGATCACGTGAAAATCGCGGATACTGTCCCGGAGTCCCTCCTTCATCTCCACAGCCCCCAGGTTGGACAGCGTCAGCGTATAGGCTCTGGTATTTCTCAGAAAAATCAGCCTGGTTATCCGCGTTTTAAGGGCCAGCGGCGTAATTCTCACATACCACTTCTTCTCCCTGGAAACATTGTAGGAGATGGTCTCCTCCAGGCGCTCCCTCACAATCTTCTCATCCATCTGGCGGCTGACCTCCGAGAGAACCTCGTTAAAATTTTCCGGCTGTCTCTCCTCCGGAAATGAGATATTTGTGACTGCAAAAAAATTGGCCAGCGTGTCTGACTCAAAGAATGCCCTCAGATTAATGGGAAGGTTAACAGCTACCGGCTCCCTTTTTGTCCTGCCCTCCAGATAGACCTGAATGACTGACCAGAGGAGCAGCGCAGCCAGGTACTTCGTCATGCTGACCCCCTCATGCCTGCAGAGAGTTTTAAATCGGTTCAGATCCACATATCCGTGATAGACAGCGGTCTGGCCAAGAGGAAGCCATTTCCCCCGAAGCTGAAAGGCGCTCCTGCCGCCATACCCTCTGTGTTCCCGTTTCCGGTAATGAAGAAGATAGCTGTCAGAAGCGCGGCCCCTTGCCTTCTCCTTCACCGTGCACATCTCATCCCGGGATATGCTTCGCGGGCATTCTGCCGTTCTGGATTGTTCCGGCCCTGCCCCCGGCTTTTCCCCGGGCACATCCTCCTCCAGATAAATTTCCACCAGCCTCTTCAGGAAATTCATGGCCCCCATTCCATCTGTGAGGGCATGAAACACTTCAAAATTGATCCGGGTTCCAAAATAGCTGACCCGAAAGGGATACATCTGATTTCCCTGAGGTTCAATATATTTACATAAAAAGGCCGTCTCCTGCTCCACAGACGGTTCCCGCGTATTTGTTTCAAAGTAGTACCAGAAAAAACCGCGCCGAAGCCTGACACGAAACACTTCAAACTCCGGAAGGGTTCTCATAAGCGCCCTCTGAAGGCCCTCCGGCGAGATCTCCCTGTCTAAAACCGCGC is part of the Clostridium sp. M62/1 genome and harbors:
- a CDS encoding alpha/beta hydrolase; protein product: MIFDNRMERREEKVRKDRKRRTKVSAMGRLTREMMSDVMETALKKPIQTGEFRKNPVEPAWRCPAGYVYELVEAPNCTMEYLTLEHTVTGRVVLQLHGGGYIGPMKNIYRRFAVRYSKLGYGADVLSVDYRVAPEYPFPAALMDAVDGYRWLLEEKKYEPEKIAVAGDSAGGGLALALVHYLKDHGMPLPGGVITMSPWTDVTLGGESYESRYELDPLFGNSRENMLYQCSYIGEADPADPYLSPLFGDFSGFPPMLMQVGDYEVLLSDTLSVSEKAKKAGVRVRTSVYSGMFHVFQMGLDLIPESREAWEEVGEFLCIVYKIQRKAEGRVVKRVKTHRPEVQERARGLLISMIRGEIGGPVKKAAKEDRRKGGKECENHSDCCGED
- a CDS encoding DUF6320 domain-containing protein — translated: MRRHRERKQIQGAGWRRLDNTGKLFAMVTGEDLSNVFRVSAVLDREISPEGLQRALMRTLPEFEVFRVRLRRGFFWYYFETNTREPSVEQETAFLCKYIEPQGNQMYPFRVSYFGTRINFEVFHALTDGMGAMNFLKRLVEIYLEEDVPGEKPGAGPEQSRTAECPRSISRDEMCTVKEKARGRASDSYLLHYRKREHRGYGGRSAFQLRGKWLPLGQTAVYHGYVDLNRFKTLCRHEGVSMTKYLAALLLWSVIQVYLEGRTKREPVAVNLPINLRAFFESDTLANFFAVTNISFPEERQPENFNEVLSEVSRQMDEKIVRERLEETISYNVSREKKWYVRITPLALKTRITRLIFLRNTRAYTLTLSNLGAVEMKEGLRDSIRDFHVIIGVSKKQPVKCGVAAFGDKVDITFSSASQDRRLQDYFYGWLDEQGVLTGREENGVVASPYARGNYPEAAAETGRIRKMMPWFYGTLFIIAAVTGIANAATYRWLGRWWSVITIAGIAYAAMTVRFSLLRNSNLAGKIFRQSLGAIAVLVLIDWNLGYEGWAFNYAVPSLLLFDVAAVGGLMTVNRLNWQSYFMYQIVITIFCLIPLALWGAGLVTRPFLSLLTAGAALILLCTTVLAGSRSVLRELRRRFHL